From the genome of Yersinia enterocolitica, one region includes:
- the tolQ gene encoding Tol-Pal system subunit TolQ, whose amino-acid sequence MADMNILDLFLQASLFVKLIMLVLMGFSIASWAIIIQRTRILNAATRDAEAFEDKFWSGIELSRLYQESQARRETLGGSEQIFHSGFKEFARLHRANSHAPEAVIDGASRAMRISMNRELEALETHIPFLGTVGSISPYIGLFGTVWGIMHAFISLGAVKQATLQMVAPGIAEALIATAIGLFAAIPAVMAYNRLNQRVNKLEQNYDNFMEEFIAILHRQAFASAESK is encoded by the coding sequence GTGGCTGACATGAACATTCTGGATTTATTCCTGCAGGCAAGCCTATTCGTTAAGCTTATCATGCTGGTATTAATGGGCTTTTCTATTGCTTCATGGGCGATCATCATTCAACGAACGCGTATTCTGAATGCTGCCACCCGCGATGCAGAAGCCTTTGAAGATAAGTTTTGGTCCGGTATTGAGCTGTCTCGCTTGTATCAGGAAAGCCAGGCTCGTCGCGAGACTCTCGGGGGCTCCGAGCAGATCTTCCATTCTGGATTTAAAGAGTTTGCCCGTTTACATCGCGCAAACAGCCATGCACCAGAGGCGGTGATTGACGGTGCCTCCCGTGCGATGCGCATCTCAATGAACCGTGAATTAGAAGCTCTGGAAACTCATATTCCATTCCTCGGTACTGTTGGTTCCATCAGCCCGTATATTGGCCTGTTTGGTACAGTATGGGGGATTATGCATGCCTTTATTTCTCTGGGTGCAGTAAAGCAGGCGACGTTACAAATGGTCGCACCAGGTATTGCCGAAGCACTGATTGCTACCGCGATCGGTCTGTTCGCTGCGATCCCTGCTGTTATGGCCTATAACCGCCTGAACCAGCGCGTGAATAAACTTGAACAAAACTATGACAACTTCATGGAAGAGTTCATTGCTATTCTGCATCGTCAGGCTTTTGCCAGCGCCGAGAGCAAATAA
- the ybgC gene encoding tol-pal system-associated acyl-CoA thioesterase, whose translation MSNTLFRWPVRVYFEDTDAGGVVYHARYVAFYERARTEMLRQRNFHQQQLLSEHVAFAVRRMTVEYLAPARLDDMLEVQSEITAMRGASLTFAQRILDTHGNLLSSAEVLIACIDPHQMKPRALPKSIVAEFK comes from the coding sequence GTGAGTAATACGTTGTTTCGATGGCCGGTACGTGTCTATTTTGAAGACACCGATGCTGGCGGCGTGGTATACCACGCACGCTACGTTGCCTTTTATGAAAGGGCGCGCACTGAAATGTTGCGCCAACGCAATTTTCACCAGCAGCAATTGCTCAGTGAGCATGTCGCTTTCGCTGTCCGCCGCATGACGGTAGAATACCTGGCACCGGCACGTCTTGATGATATGCTGGAAGTACAGAGTGAAATTACCGCAATGCGTGGGGCTTCTCTCACGTTTGCTCAACGAATTCTCGACACACATGGCAATCTTCTGAGTAGTGCAGAAGTATTGATCGCATGTATCGATCCACACCAAATGAAGCCAAGAGCGCTTCCTAAGTCTATTGTCGCGGAGTTTAAGTAG
- the tolR gene encoding protein TolR: MARVRGRKRRELKSEINIVPLLDVLLVLLLIFMATAPIITQSVEVDLPDATDSKTVSSDDNPPVIVEVSGVGQYSLVVDHQRMEQLPSEQVVAEAQARLKSNPKTVFLIGGAKEVPYDEIIKALNMLHQAGVTSVGLMTQPI; this comes from the coding sequence ATGGCGCGAGTACGTGGTCGTAAACGTCGCGAGCTTAAGTCTGAAATTAACATTGTTCCCTTACTGGACGTGTTGCTGGTGCTATTGCTGATCTTTATGGCGACCGCGCCGATCATTACGCAAAGCGTTGAGGTGGACTTGCCCGACGCGACGGACTCAAAAACCGTCTCAAGTGATGATAATCCACCAGTGATTGTGGAAGTGTCAGGGGTGGGGCAATACTCGTTGGTGGTAGATCACCAGCGGATGGAGCAACTGCCTTCAGAACAAGTTGTGGCAGAGGCTCAGGCCAGATTGAAATCGAATCCGAAAACTGTGTTCCTGATAGGTGGTGCTAAAGAGGTGCCTTATGATGAAATTATCAAGGCTCTGAATATGCTGCATCAGGCGGGTGTGACGTCGGTGGGCTTAATGACTCAACCGATATAA
- a CDS encoding cell envelope integrity protein TolA has translation MWKSSVGKATEQNDKLNRAVIVSVVLHIILIALLIWGSLTQKTEMGGGGAGGEVIDAVMVDPGAVTEQYNRQQQQQTDAKRAEQQRQKKADQQAEELQQKQAAEQQRLKELEKERLQAQEDAKQAAEEQKKQAAEQQKEAAEQQKVAAAAAAKAKEEQKQAEAAAAQAKAEADKIVKAQADAQKKAEAEAKKEAAVAAAAKKQADAEAKKAADAAEKAATAAAEKKAAADAEKKAAAEAKKTAAADAKKKAAAEAAATTDVDDLFGGLANSKNAPKSGAGAGAAAAGKGGGKKSGASAGDVSGYLGQITAAIQSKFYDADLYKGRTCDLRIKLAPDGLLIDVKAEGGDPALCQAAIAAAKQAKIPKPPSSDVYEVFKNAPLVFKPQ, from the coding sequence GTGTGGAAATCGAGCGTGGGTAAGGCAACCGAGCAAAATGATAAGCTGAATCGCGCCGTTATCGTGTCGGTGGTTCTGCACATCATATTGATTGCCCTGTTGATTTGGGGCTCTCTGACGCAGAAGACTGAAATGGGCGGCGGCGGTGCTGGCGGCGAAGTTATTGACGCCGTCATGGTCGATCCGGGCGCAGTAACAGAACAGTATAACCGTCAGCAGCAACAGCAGACTGACGCTAAACGCGCAGAACAACAGCGCCAGAAAAAAGCCGATCAGCAAGCAGAAGAATTGCAGCAAAAGCAGGCTGCTGAGCAACAACGGCTGAAAGAATTGGAAAAAGAGCGTCTGCAAGCGCAAGAAGATGCCAAGCAGGCGGCTGAAGAACAGAAAAAACAAGCCGCTGAGCAGCAAAAAGAGGCCGCTGAGCAACAGAAAGTTGCTGCTGCCGCTGCTGCAAAAGCGAAAGAAGAGCAGAAACAGGCAGAGGCCGCAGCCGCACAAGCAAAAGCAGAAGCTGATAAAATCGTGAAAGCACAAGCTGACGCGCAGAAAAAAGCAGAAGCCGAAGCCAAAAAAGAGGCGGCTGTAGCAGCAGCAGCGAAGAAACAAGCTGATGCTGAGGCGAAGAAAGCGGCTGATGCTGCCGAGAAAGCAGCAACTGCCGCCGCTGAGAAGAAAGCTGCGGCTGATGCTGAGAAAAAAGCGGCCGCAGAGGCTAAAAAAACCGCTGCTGCTGATGCCAAGAAAAAAGCGGCTGCAGAAGCGGCGGCAACAACCGATGTTGATGATTTATTTGGTGGTTTAGCTAACTCCAAAAATGCACCGAAAAGTGGGGCCGGCGCGGGCGCTGCTGCTGCGGGTAAAGGTGGTGGCAAGAAGAGCGGGGCATCAGCGGGTGATGTTAGTGGCTATTTGGGCCAGATAACCGCTGCGATCCAGAGTAAATTTTATGATGCAGATCTTTACAAAGGCCGTACCTGTGATCTGCGAATTAAATTAGCACCAGATGGTCTATTAATTGATGTTAAAGCAGAAGGGGGTGACCCGGCACTGTGCCAGGCTGCTATCGCTGCTGCAAAACAAGCGAAGATTCCTAAGCCTCCAAGCTCGGACGTTTATGAAGTGTTTAAGAATGCTCCGCTTGTATTTAAACCTCAATAA
- a CDS encoding quinolinate synthase NadA (3 different subfamilies; catalyzes the formation of quinolinate from iminoaspartate and dihydroxyacetone phosphate), with the protein MSETFDVNAAIYPFPPRPVLLDEEEKAFYREKIKTLLKQRDAVLVAHYYTDPEIQALAEETGGCVADSLEMARFGNNHPASTLLVAGVRFMGETAKILNPEKQVLMPTLNAECSLDLGCPADEFAAFCDSHPDRTVVVYANTSAAVKARADWVVTSSIAVELIEHLDSLGEKIIWAPDRHLGNYVQKKSGADVLCWQGACIVHDEFKTQALARMKVLHPDAAVLVHPESPQAVVDMADAVGSTSQLIQAAKTLPQQKLIVATDRGIFYKMQQACPDKELFEAPTAGEGATCRTCAHCPWMAMNGLRAIAEGLEQGGVMHEIHVDEELRQQALIPLNRMLDFANQLKLQVKGNA; encoded by the coding sequence ATGAGTGAAACTTTTGATGTAAATGCGGCTATTTATCCATTTCCTCCACGGCCTGTCCTTTTGGATGAAGAGGAAAAAGCCTTTTACCGTGAGAAGATCAAAACACTGCTGAAGCAGCGCGATGCAGTGTTAGTCGCTCACTATTATACTGATCCCGAAATCCAAGCTTTAGCCGAAGAAACCGGCGGTTGCGTCGCCGATTCCCTTGAAATGGCACGATTTGGTAATAACCATCCGGCATCGACATTACTGGTCGCCGGCGTGCGTTTCATGGGAGAGACGGCCAAAATCTTGAACCCTGAGAAGCAAGTGTTGATGCCAACCCTGAATGCAGAGTGTTCACTGGATTTAGGCTGCCCGGCGGATGAATTTGCCGCATTTTGTGATAGTCATCCAGACCGCACCGTAGTGGTGTATGCCAATACCTCTGCGGCGGTTAAGGCCCGAGCTGATTGGGTAGTGACCTCCAGTATTGCGGTTGAGCTTATTGAGCATCTCGATAGCTTGGGTGAGAAAATTATCTGGGCGCCGGATCGCCACTTGGGCAATTATGTGCAGAAGAAGAGCGGGGCCGATGTATTGTGCTGGCAGGGGGCCTGTATCGTCCATGACGAGTTTAAAACTCAGGCACTGGCTCGCATGAAAGTACTGCATCCTGATGCTGCGGTGTTAGTTCACCCGGAATCACCCCAGGCCGTGGTTGATATGGCTGATGCTGTCGGCTCGACTAGCCAACTGATTCAGGCTGCAAAAACGTTGCCACAGCAAAAACTTATTGTGGCGACTGACCGTGGCATTTTTTACAAAATGCAGCAGGCGTGCCCAGATAAAGAATTATTCGAAGCCCCGACGGCGGGTGAAGGTGCGACGTGCAGAACATGCGCTCACTGTCCGTGGATGGCAATGAATGGTCTCAGAGCGATTGCTGAGGGGCTGGAGCAGGGAGGTGTAATGCATGAGATACATGTCGATGAAGAATTGCGTCAGCAGGCGCTGATACCGCTGAATCGGATGTTGGATTTTGCCAACCAGTTGAAGTTACAGGTCAAAGGCAATGCCTAA
- a CDS encoding cell division protein CpoB (periplasmic protein that interacts with TolA; the tol-pal system is probably involved in maintaining cell envelope integrity), with amino-acid sequence MNSNFRRHLVGLSLLVGVAVPWAATAQAPISNVGSGSVEDRVTQLERISNAHSQLLTQLQQQLSDSQRDVDSLRGQIQENQYQLNQIVERQKQIYQQMESLSGGQGAQGSASAATGAATDNSAAGSSATAAAGAAAATAAPAASTGDENSDYNAAVSLALEKKQFDQAITAFQGFVKQYPKSTYQPNANYWLGQLYYNKGKKDDAAYYYAVVVKNYPKSPKSSEAMFKVGVIMQDKGQSDKAKAVYQQVIKQYPNTDAAKQAQKRLSAL; translated from the coding sequence ATGAACAGTAACTTCAGACGTCACTTAGTGGGTCTGTCGTTACTGGTTGGCGTAGCGGTCCCATGGGCCGCTACTGCCCAAGCGCCAATCAGTAATGTCGGCTCCGGCTCGGTAGAAGATCGGGTCACTCAACTTGAGCGTATTTCCAACGCTCACAGCCAACTATTAACTCAACTTCAGCAACAGCTATCCGATTCGCAACGCGATGTAGATAGTTTACGCGGTCAGATCCAAGAAAATCAGTACCAGCTCAATCAAATTGTTGAGCGGCAAAAACAGATCTACCAGCAGATGGAGAGTCTGAGCGGTGGTCAGGGGGCGCAGGGTTCAGCTTCTGCGGCTACTGGTGCTGCGACAGATAATTCTGCGGCTGGAAGTTCCGCTACTGCTGCCGCAGGCGCAGCGGCTGCTACAGCGGCACCTGCAGCAAGTACTGGTGATGAAAACAGCGATTATAATGCAGCCGTTTCTTTGGCTCTTGAGAAAAAGCAATTCGATCAAGCGATCACTGCTTTCCAAGGTTTTGTGAAACAGTATCCAAAGTCGACTTACCAGCCTAATGCCAACTATTGGTTAGGGCAGTTGTATTACAACAAAGGTAAGAAAGACGACGCTGCATATTATTATGCTGTTGTAGTAAAAAATTATCCAAAGTCTCCAAAAAGTTCAGAAGCGATGTTTAAAGTTGGGGTGATCATGCAGGATAAAGGCCAAAGCGATAAAGCGAAGGCGGTTTATCAACAAGTGATCAAGCAATATCCTAATACTGATGCTGCTAAACAGGCACAGAAACGTTTATCTGCTCTTTAG
- the tolB gene encoding Tol-Pal system protein TolB: MKQAFRVALGFLVLWASVLHAEVRIEITQGVDSARPIGVVPFKWMGPGTPPEEIGAIVGADLRNSGKFNPIDAARMPQQPSTAAEVTPAAWTALGIDAVVVGQVQPSADGSYVVSYQLVDTSGAAGSVLAQNQYKVTKQWLRYSAHTASDEVFEKLTGIKGAFRTRIAYVVQTNGGKFPHELRVSDYDGYNQFVVHRSPEPLMSPAWSSDGSKIAYVTFESGKSALVIQTLANGAIRQVASFPRHNGAPSFSPDGTKLAFALSKSGSLNLYVMDLGSGQISQVTDGRSNNTEPSWFPDSQNLAYTSDQGGRPQVYKVNINGGAPQRITWEGSQNQNADVSPDGKFLALVSSNGGAQHIAKQDLETGAVQVLTDTFLDETPSIAPNGTMVIYSSTQGLGAVLQLVSTDGRFKARLPATDGQVKFPAWSPYL, encoded by the coding sequence ATGAAGCAGGCATTTCGAGTTGCGCTAGGCTTTTTAGTTTTGTGGGCTTCTGTGTTACATGCAGAAGTTCGAATTGAGATTACCCAAGGGGTAGACTCTGCTCGTCCAATTGGTGTTGTTCCGTTTAAATGGATGGGGCCGGGTACACCACCTGAAGAGATCGGTGCTATTGTTGGCGCAGATTTACGTAACAGCGGCAAATTTAACCCAATTGATGCGGCTCGCATGCCACAACAGCCTTCAACTGCGGCAGAAGTAACGCCAGCAGCCTGGACTGCGTTGGGTATTGATGCTGTTGTTGTTGGTCAGGTTCAACCGAGTGCTGATGGTAGCTATGTGGTTTCTTACCAGTTAGTCGATACTTCTGGTGCAGCCGGTAGCGTTTTAGCGCAAAATCAGTATAAAGTAACTAAACAATGGTTACGTTATTCAGCGCATACTGCCAGTGATGAAGTATTTGAGAAGCTGACTGGGATTAAAGGTGCTTTCCGTACCCGTATTGCTTATGTTGTGCAAACCAACGGAGGCAAATTCCCACACGAATTGCGGGTTTCTGATTACGACGGCTACAACCAGTTTGTCGTTCACCGTTCGCCAGAACCTTTGATGTCACCAGCCTGGTCTTCAGATGGTAGCAAAATTGCTTATGTCACTTTCGAGAGTGGTAAGTCAGCACTGGTTATTCAGACGCTGGCTAATGGTGCAATCAGACAAGTGGCTTCATTCCCTCGTCATAACGGTGCGCCTTCTTTCTCACCGGACGGGACTAAACTGGCTTTCGCGTTATCTAAAAGCGGTAGTTTGAACTTGTATGTTATGGACTTAGGGTCTGGTCAAATCAGCCAGGTTACTGATGGTCGTAGCAATAACACTGAACCAAGCTGGTTCCCGGATAGCCAGAATCTGGCCTATACCTCGGATCAGGGCGGTCGTCCACAAGTGTATAAAGTGAATATTAATGGTGGTGCACCACAGCGAATCACGTGGGAAGGTTCTCAGAACCAGAACGCAGATGTGAGTCCTGATGGTAAGTTCCTGGCATTGGTTAGTTCTAATGGTGGGGCACAACACATCGCCAAACAGGATCTAGAAACGGGAGCCGTTCAAGTATTAACGGACACGTTCCTGGATGAAACGCCTAGTATCGCGCCTAACGGCACCATGGTTATCTATAGCTCGACACAAGGGCTGGGAGCTGTGTTACAGCTGGTCTCGACTGATGGGCGTTTCAAAGCGCGTCTTCCGGCAACTGATGGACAGGTCAAATTTCCTGCCTGGTCGCCGTATCTGTGA
- a CDS encoding cyd operon protein YbgE, translating into MKPMQQRKPLIMAMMMLSDKLYDLLDKGPFRALSLVLAFAVAFCVFWDPSRFAAATSSLEVWQEVFIVWAVCTGVIHGVGFRPKRIWLRAFFSPLPAIVILCAGLFYFFV; encoded by the coding sequence CAGCAGCGAAAGCCGCTAATAATGGCAATGATGATGTTGTCTGATAAGTTATACGATTTACTGGATAAGGGCCCGTTCAGGGCCCTTTCACTGGTGCTCGCGTTTGCTGTGGCATTCTGTGTGTTTTGGGACCCTTCGCGTTTTGCGGCGGCAACCAGTTCACTTGAGGTCTGGCAAGAGGTGTTTATCGTGTGGGCGGTTTGTACCGGTGTGATTCATGGGGTAGGTTTTCGCCCTAAGCGGATATGGTTGCGTGCTTTTTTCTCACCACTTCCCGCAATTGTGATCTTGTGCGCGGGATTATTCTACTTTTTTGTCTAA
- the pal gene encoding peptidoglycan-associated lipoprotein Pal has translation MQLNKVLKGLMLALPVLAIAACSSNKSANNDQSGMGAGTGTENGSNLSSEEQARLQMQELQKNNIVYFGFDKYDIGSDFAQMLDAHAAFLRSNPSYKVVVEGHADERGTPEYNIALGERRANAVKMYLQGKGVSADQISIVSYGKEKPAVLGHDEAAFAKNRRAVLVY, from the coding sequence ATGCAACTGAACAAAGTGCTAAAAGGGCTAATGTTGGCTTTGCCAGTTCTGGCAATCGCTGCGTGTAGTTCTAACAAAAGCGCAAATAATGACCAATCTGGCATGGGCGCTGGCACTGGTACAGAAAATGGCAGCAACTTGTCTTCAGAAGAGCAAGCTCGTCTTCAGATGCAAGAACTGCAAAAGAACAATATCGTTTACTTCGGTTTCGATAAATACGATATCGGTTCTGACTTCGCTCAAATGCTGGATGCACATGCTGCATTCCTGCGTAGCAACCCATCTTACAAAGTTGTTGTTGAAGGCCACGCGGATGAACGCGGTACGCCAGAATACAACATCGCGTTGGGCGAGCGTCGTGCAAATGCTGTGAAAATGTATCTGCAAGGTAAAGGCGTTTCGGCTGACCAGATCTCTATCGTTTCTTACGGTAAAGAGAAACCAGCAGTACTGGGCCATGACGAAGCAGCGTTTGCTAAAAACCGTCGTGCAGTTCTGGTTTACTAA